The following proteins are co-located in the Pseudomonas sp. DY-1 genome:
- a CDS encoding CDGSH iron-sulfur domain-containing protein, whose amino-acid sequence MSSEVRIAQKGPYEVEVVAGKDYFWCRCGRSQQQPFCDGSHKGTGLAPLKFHADVSETLYFCGCKHSQSPPCCDGTHNELQD is encoded by the coding sequence ATGAGCAGCGAAGTGAGGATCGCCCAGAAGGGCCCCTATGAGGTCGAGGTGGTGGCAGGCAAGGACTACTTCTGGTGTCGCTGCGGCCGCAGCCAGCAACAGCCATTCTGTGACGGGTCTCACAAAGGCACAGGCCTGGCGCCACTCAAATTCCATGCAGATGTCAGCGAAACCCTGTATTTCTGTGGCTGCAAACATAGCCAATCGCCACCTTGCTGTGATGGCACCCATAACGAACTTCAAGACTGA
- a CDS encoding ABC transporter substrate-binding protein has product MQLGAVLWSFLALIYKAGRFRFWLASLLLLPGLVAADDHPPLRVMTDVWPPFRIASEGGQLRGLDMDLLAELERRTGLRFEVQRAPWSRGLAALEKGSADLMTGLARTAERVRYIDYLERPYFTCAPRFYSRPELAQRVSGYPQLGQYDIGFVRGSAYFEPFDSDQALRKVGVGNEGQLLDMLRHKRLPLVIGTDCQVDYELLRDPALAGRIVKLAYRPPARTELFLGFSRQRPLQAQRAAIAQALGQMIDEGWVLDAARRYRPGAQ; this is encoded by the coding sequence ATGCAGCTGGGCGCAGTCCTCTGGTCATTCCTGGCCTTGATTTACAAAGCGGGGCGTTTTCGCTTCTGGCTCGCAAGCTTGCTGTTGCTGCCTGGCCTGGTCGCTGCCGACGACCATCCCCCGCTGCGTGTGATGACCGACGTCTGGCCGCCCTTTCGCATCGCCAGCGAAGGGGGTCAGCTGCGTGGCCTGGATATGGACCTGTTGGCCGAACTCGAGCGCCGCACCGGGCTGCGCTTCGAGGTGCAGCGTGCGCCCTGGTCGCGAGGGCTGGCCGCGCTGGAAAAGGGCTCGGCGGATCTGATGACCGGGCTCGCCCGTACGGCCGAGCGCGTGCGCTATATCGACTACCTGGAGCGCCCCTACTTCACCTGCGCGCCGCGCTTCTACAGCCGCCCCGAGCTGGCCCAGCGGGTCTCCGGCTATCCGCAGTTGGGGCAGTACGACATCGGTTTCGTGCGGGGCTCGGCCTATTTCGAACCCTTCGACTCCGACCAGGCACTGCGCAAGGTCGGGGTCGGTAATGAAGGGCAATTACTGGACATGCTGCGCCACAAGCGGTTGCCGCTGGTGATTGGCACCGACTGCCAGGTGGACTACGAATTACTGCGGGATCCGGCACTGGCCGGACGTATCGTCAAACTCGCCTATCGGCCTCCGGCCCGGACCGAACTCTTTCTCGGTTTCTCGCGCCAGCGTCCGCTGCAGGCCCAGCGCGCGGCCATTGCCCAGGCACTTGGGCAGATGATCGACGAGGGTTGGGTGCTGGACGCCGCGCGACGCTATCGCCCCGGCGCTCAGTGA
- a CDS encoding VOC family protein yields MAENPSILSHISLGTNDFDRAVAFYDKVLPTLGCKRIMEHPGAVAYGREYPEFWVQSPIDGRPASVGNGTHIGFFAPSKEAVLAFFEAALDAGATGDGQPGPRPEYGEPYYGCFVRDLDGHKIEAAFWDMELDPGYEIYVEPHAH; encoded by the coding sequence ATGGCTGAGAATCCCAGCATCCTGTCCCACATCTCGTTGGGCACCAACGACTTCGACCGCGCTGTCGCCTTCTACGACAAGGTGCTGCCCACCCTGGGCTGCAAGCGCATCATGGAACACCCCGGCGCCGTGGCGTACGGTCGCGAGTACCCGGAGTTCTGGGTGCAGTCACCCATCGACGGCCGACCGGCCAGTGTCGGCAACGGCACCCACATCGGCTTCTTCGCTCCCAGTAAGGAAGCGGTGCTGGCCTTCTTCGAAGCGGCACTGGATGCCGGCGCCACAGGCGACGGCCAGCCCGGACCGCGCCCGGAGTATGGCGAGCCCTACTACGGCTGCTTCGTCCGCGACCTGGACGGCCACAAGATCGAAGCGGCGTTCTGGGACATGGAGCTGGATCCGGGCTACGAGATTTACGTCGAGCCCCACGCTCACTGA